From a single Fulvivirga ulvae genomic region:
- a CDS encoding 5'-nucleotidase, lipoprotein e(P4) family → MKQLLRKYSILFIASTLLVACATENQTTKVASPATSIPAEKQMSQQLVTSVLWYQKSAEMVAAYLQAYKYAEMLVDSKLKTIRSRLPLAVVLDIDETVLDNSPYEAQLIEKGKTYESATWKLWTDEARAKALPGALEFVNFAKEKGVEIFYISNRKTDELESTIENLKKYRFPDADEKHVILKSSTSDKTARRGKVSSTHTILVFVGDNLTDYSELYADRGSDMGKELVLKNKEELLYNFVILPNPMYGEWEGAIYNNDYSISNELKLQKRQQVLDK, encoded by the coding sequence ATGAAACAGTTGCTTCGAAAGTACTCCATCCTGTTTATTGCTTCAACCTTGCTGGTTGCCTGTGCCACCGAGAACCAAACTACCAAAGTTGCTTCACCTGCCACATCGATTCCCGCCGAAAAGCAGATGTCGCAACAGCTTGTAACGAGTGTTTTATGGTACCAAAAATCAGCAGAAATGGTTGCTGCCTATTTACAGGCCTACAAATATGCGGAAATGCTGGTCGACTCGAAGCTAAAGACTATAAGATCGAGGCTACCATTAGCCGTAGTACTTGACATTGACGAAACCGTGCTTGACAATAGTCCCTATGAAGCCCAACTAATCGAAAAAGGTAAAACATATGAATCGGCCACATGGAAGTTATGGACTGACGAAGCTCGGGCAAAAGCACTTCCGGGAGCACTTGAATTTGTGAATTTCGCCAAAGAGAAGGGGGTTGAAATATTTTACATTTCAAACAGGAAAACGGATGAGCTTGAATCCACCATTGAAAATTTAAAAAAATACAGGTTCCCCGATGCGGATGAGAAACATGTAATTTTAAAAAGTAGTACAAGTGATAAAACCGCACGAAGAGGGAAGGTATCCTCCACGCACACCATATTAGTCTTTGTGGGAGACAACCTTACGGACTATTCTGAGCTCTATGCTGACAGAGGTAGTGATATGGGCAAGGAGCTAGTCTTGAAAAATAAAGAAGAACTCTTATACAACTTTGTTATTTTACCTAACCCAATGTATGGAGAATGGGAAGGTGCTATTTATAATAATGACTATAGCATAAGCAACGAATTGAAATTACAAAAACGTCAACAGGTCCTTGATAAGTAA
- a CDS encoding acetolactate decarboxylase: MKMVNIKYFVLAVAVWASGCTANHNGDYEVLHAGQLRDIMHKNDISAKVAVDSLLERPGLFAVGSLDGLSGEIMIEDGVPFVSKAKGDVVAVSKDRDVAATLLVYAYVSGWEEMQLPDSVVSLEDLEIFLSRLRGADSSGKPLLFRLKGKPAFVKFHIIRPLAGHATHEEIRIAAFSNTLEGAKISIVGFYSEYHQGVFTHHDSNIHMHVINEERSKAGHVDDIRLDGNVKLYVPAE, encoded by the coding sequence ATGAAAATGGTTAATATAAAATATTTTGTTCTGGCGGTTGCTGTATGGGCCTCAGGCTGTACGGCTAACCATAATGGCGATTATGAAGTGCTACATGCCGGGCAGCTAAGGGATATTATGCATAAAAATGATATTTCAGCTAAAGTGGCTGTTGATTCGCTTTTGGAAAGGCCGGGCTTATTTGCAGTGGGTTCCCTTGATGGCTTAAGTGGCGAGATAATGATTGAAGATGGTGTGCCATTCGTCAGCAAGGCGAAAGGTGATGTGGTGGCCGTTTCAAAGGATAGAGATGTTGCTGCCACACTGCTCGTGTATGCCTATGTAAGTGGATGGGAAGAGATGCAGTTACCTGACAGTGTAGTTTCCTTGGAAGATCTGGAAATTTTCCTGTCCCGGTTGAGGGGAGCAGATAGCTCAGGTAAGCCATTGCTATTTCGGCTAAAAGGCAAGCCGGCGTTTGTAAAGTTTCATATTATAAGGCCTTTAGCTGGGCATGCCACCCATGAGGAGATAAGGATAGCGGCCTTTTCTAATACACTGGAGGGTGCGAAGATATCAATCGTTGGCTTTTATTCTGAATATCATCAGGGCGTGTTCACACATCATGATTCCAATATCCATATGCATGTGATAAATGAAGAGAGGAGTAAGGCTGGTCATGTCGATGATATTCGGTTGGATGGTAATGTTAAACTATATGTTCCGGCAGAATGA
- a CDS encoding TolC family protein: MRKLIINITFLCMAIPGLGQSPLNDYLNVAAKNNPGLKARYAEFEAAMEKVPQAKSLQEPTLSFGYFISPVETRVGPQRARFSLSQMFPWFGTLKERGDVAALQAEASYIKFIDAREKLFMQVKGQYYQLWEAYKLIGLEKENLEILRTYENLAQTRFSTSEGRLSSVFRVQLEQKQVNTKLEILKDRIIVLERSFFRLINSEPDTAGVIVADSIVLPAGDPVFARDSLTNHPNVKFFELQQAAAIESRRVAEKSGYPSIGAGIDYVIVGRRSDMSMPDNGKNVLMPMATISIPIWRKKYKAAVKEAEFKGEQFQLEQENMSNTLASQLDMAVYEMQSARSELELYKEQIDIAQRTLELTISDYTNDLEEFERILEVQQRLIQFERSFYKSYKEYLLKYAEIEYLTYEINEDTALHEN, encoded by the coding sequence ATGAGAAAATTAATTATCAATATCACTTTCTTATGCATGGCAATTCCAGGGTTGGGTCAAAGCCCCTTAAATGATTACCTCAATGTGGCAGCAAAAAATAATCCGGGGTTAAAGGCAAGGTATGCCGAATTTGAAGCGGCTATGGAGAAGGTACCTCAGGCTAAAAGCCTGCAGGAGCCTACGTTGTCTTTTGGGTATTTCATTAGTCCGGTTGAAACAAGGGTGGGGCCGCAAAGGGCGAGGTTTTCTCTTAGTCAGATGTTTCCCTGGTTTGGTACCCTTAAGGAGCGGGGAGATGTAGCTGCTTTGCAGGCCGAAGCCAGTTATATCAAATTTATAGACGCAAGGGAAAAACTCTTTATGCAGGTGAAAGGGCAATATTACCAACTATGGGAAGCCTATAAACTGATAGGGCTTGAAAAGGAGAACCTTGAAATACTCAGAACTTATGAAAATCTGGCTCAAACCCGGTTCAGTACCAGTGAGGGGCGTCTTTCAAGTGTTTTCAGAGTGCAGTTGGAGCAAAAGCAGGTAAATACGAAGTTGGAAATCTTAAAGGACAGGATTATTGTACTTGAACGTTCCTTTTTCAGACTGATCAACAGCGAACCGGACACGGCTGGGGTTATCGTAGCTGATTCAATCGTTCTTCCGGCCGGTGATCCTGTTTTTGCGCGGGATAGTCTGACGAACCATCCAAATGTCAAATTTTTTGAGCTTCAGCAGGCCGCAGCGATAGAAAGCAGAAGAGTAGCAGAGAAAAGCGGTTATCCCTCTATTGGGGCTGGTATTGATTATGTCATTGTAGGCAGGCGTTCTGATATGTCTATGCCGGATAATGGGAAAAATGTATTGATGCCTATGGCAACTATTAGTATCCCTATCTGGAGAAAAAAGTATAAGGCAGCGGTAAAAGAGGCTGAATTTAAGGGGGAGCAGTTTCAGTTGGAGCAGGAAAATATGAGCAATACACTGGCTTCTCAACTGGATATGGCGGTTTATGAAATGCAGTCTGCCAGGAGTGAGCTGGAGCTTTATAAAGAGCAAATAGACATTGCACAGAGGACGCTGGAACTAACAATTTCAGATTATACTAATGACCTGGAAGAATTTGAACGGATTTTAGAGGTACAGCAAAGGCTCATACAGTTCGAGAGAAGCTTTTATAAGTCATACAAAGAATACCTGCTGAAATATGCGGAGATCGAATACCTGACATACGAAATTAATGAAGACACGGCATTACATGAAAACTAA
- a CDS encoding efflux RND transporter periplasmic adaptor subunit produces MKKYLENKWVIATIALLAGLLLGYIFWHSDREETHTPHDLAVHAGETTWTCSMHPQIRQPEPGQCPICGMDLIPLRSGEGDVNPIAVSMTKTAIKLAGIQTMIVGRGAGETERSLQLNGTVVPNERLVKTLTAHVAGRIEQLFVNTTGEYVTRGHRLASIYSPELIAAQRELLQTVAIKDSQPALYRAAVEKLKAFKLSESQISNIAKSGEIRQTIDILADRSGVVLEKRVNVGDHLKTGEALYTVADLSKVWVEFDAYESDLPWIDVGDKVSFTVASLPGQEFAGEVAFIEPVVNRQSRVAKVRVEIPNSGKKLKPEMFVTGSIKAAMPTQGDRVVLPKSAVMWTGERSVVYVQNQTTEEPSFMMKEVVLGPALGNSYVIEKGLKPGDEVVVNGTFTVDAAAQLAGKPSMMNPEGGTTMKGHDPGQTEKPEAVQTGDQARKHIEGLIIKYYKLKDALVASNKEEALASASAFKRELEQTPMNIFKDKAHDRWMALEGQMREAINGIGSADNIDQARKSFISLSEVMVNTAQTFGPFSKTVYVQHCPMANDDQGANWLSEVDEIRNPYYGDMMLTCGEVTETIE; encoded by the coding sequence ATGAAAAAGTATCTCGAGAATAAATGGGTAATAGCTACAATAGCTCTGCTGGCAGGGCTGTTGTTGGGTTATATCTTTTGGCATAGCGATCGTGAGGAAACCCATACCCCTCACGATCTCGCTGTCCATGCTGGTGAAACTACATGGACATGTTCCATGCACCCCCAAATAAGGCAGCCGGAGCCAGGGCAGTGCCCCATTTGTGGCATGGATCTGATCCCTTTACGATCAGGTGAGGGAGATGTCAACCCTATAGCCGTTTCTATGACAAAAACGGCTATAAAACTGGCCGGTATTCAGACAATGATAGTGGGAAGAGGGGCAGGTGAAACTGAAAGATCCCTTCAGCTAAATGGTACAGTAGTGCCCAATGAACGGCTGGTGAAGACGCTTACCGCTCATGTAGCTGGCCGGATTGAACAGCTTTTCGTAAATACCACCGGTGAGTATGTCACACGGGGACATAGGCTTGCCAGCATTTATTCTCCTGAACTTATTGCCGCTCAAAGAGAGTTGCTCCAGACTGTTGCTATTAAAGATTCGCAGCCCGCGTTATACAGGGCTGCCGTTGAGAAACTCAAAGCGTTTAAACTTTCCGAAAGCCAGATCAGCAACATTGCTAAGTCTGGAGAAATAAGACAAACCATAGATATTTTGGCTGACCGGTCAGGTGTTGTGTTAGAAAAAAGAGTGAATGTGGGTGATCACCTCAAAACCGGAGAAGCATTATACACTGTGGCTGACCTTTCTAAGGTATGGGTTGAGTTTGATGCTTATGAAAGTGACCTTCCATGGATAGATGTTGGGGATAAAGTTAGTTTTACCGTTGCTTCCCTGCCCGGTCAGGAGTTTGCAGGGGAGGTAGCATTTATTGAGCCTGTAGTTAATCGTCAGAGCCGTGTGGCCAAAGTCCGGGTGGAAATACCAAATTCAGGGAAGAAGCTAAAGCCGGAAATGTTTGTCACCGGTTCTATAAAAGCAGCAATGCCTACTCAGGGAGATCGGGTTGTTTTACCCAAATCAGCCGTTATGTGGACAGGTGAGCGGTCGGTGGTATATGTACAAAACCAAACTACAGAAGAGCCTTCTTTTATGATGAAAGAAGTAGTGCTTGGACCTGCTTTAGGTAATTCTTATGTTATTGAAAAAGGGTTAAAACCTGGTGATGAAGTGGTGGTTAACGGTACATTTACCGTTGATGCTGCAGCGCAGTTGGCAGGAAAACCCAGTATGATGAACCCTGAAGGCGGGACCACAATGAAAGGGCATGACCCCGGGCAGACCGAAAAACCGGAAGCTGTTCAGACAGGTGATCAGGCCAGAAAACATATCGAGGGACTGATCATCAAGTATTATAAGCTGAAAGATGCACTGGTGGCTTCAAATAAAGAAGAGGCTTTGGCTTCAGCAAGTGCTTTTAAAAGGGAGCTGGAGCAAACGCCGATGAACATATTTAAAGACAAAGCACATGACAGATGGATGGCTTTGGAAGGACAAATGAGAGAGGCAATAAACGGTATAGGTTCAGCAGATAATATTGATCAGGCCCGTAAATCATTTATTTCACTATCGGAAGTAATGGTTAATACAGCTCAAACTTTTGGTCCATTTAGTAAGACAGTTTATGTACAACATTGCCCTATGGCTAATGATGACCAGGGAGCTAACTGGTTAAGTGAGGTTGATGAAATCCGAAATCCATACTATGGTGATATGATGCTCACCTGTGGGGAAGTAACTGAAACAATTGAGTAA
- a CDS encoding HYC_CC_PP family protein, with product MIRKISAIGLAAIIFVTSTGFQLSAHYCSGQLKSFRLFGKAEVCKYEQPVKKPCPMHKEMAAKVKKDCCDNEDIQLDPSAYEAVATAKIIVDHSFDFIAPQHSVHTSITRWDAHVDFTTQYRPPPIDRDIPVMVQSFLL from the coding sequence ATGATCAGAAAAATTTCCGCCATAGGTTTGGCGGCGATCATATTTGTTACCAGTACAGGGTTTCAGCTTAGTGCCCACTATTGTTCAGGGCAGCTCAAATCCTTCAGGCTATTTGGTAAAGCAGAGGTATGTAAATACGAGCAACCTGTCAAAAAACCTTGTCCTATGCACAAGGAGATGGCTGCCAAAGTCAAAAAAGATTGTTGCGATAATGAGGATATCCAACTTGATCCATCGGCTTACGAAGCTGTAGCAACAGCGAAAATCATAGTAGACCACTCTTTTGATTTTATTGCTCCCCAACATTCAGTACACACGTCAATTACCCGTTGGGATGCACATGTAGATTTTACCACACAATACAGACCGCCTCCGATTGACCGTGACATTCCCGTTATGGTTCAGTCATTTCTTTTATAA
- a CDS encoding DUF3347 domain-containing protein, which produces MFFLLVSFAMACGNKSTDATEGETVSDHSHEEMDHADGEKAEASADVIVTAEDFKNLSEKVAAGIADSYLQLKDALVASDAGKSKEAASSMLSALEDAETSMAVKNLKEDAQQIVETDELEHIRERFDRMSKDVYVMAKAKNTGHTLYKQYCPMAFDNQGAFWLSSSEEIRNPYFGDKMLKCGKVQETIAAN; this is translated from the coding sequence ATGTTTTTTCTGTTAGTATCTTTCGCAATGGCATGTGGCAATAAGTCTACCGATGCAACGGAAGGTGAAACTGTGAGCGATCATAGCCACGAAGAAATGGACCATGCAGATGGAGAAAAAGCAGAAGCGAGTGCAGATGTTATAGTCACTGCCGAGGACTTCAAGAACCTTTCAGAGAAAGTAGCGGCAGGTATTGCAGATTCTTATCTTCAGCTTAAGGATGCATTAGTGGCGAGCGATGCAGGGAAGTCAAAGGAAGCGGCTTCAAGTATGCTGTCGGCCCTTGAGGATGCCGAGACTTCAATGGCCGTGAAGAATCTTAAGGAAGATGCACAGCAAATAGTTGAAACTGATGAGCTTGAGCATATCAGAGAGCGTTTTGACCGAATGTCAAAGGATGTCTACGTTATGGCGAAGGCTAAGAATACCGGGCATACACTATATAAGCAGTATTGTCCTATGGCATTTGACAACCAGGGAGCATTCTGGCTGAGTTCAAGTGAGGAAATCCGAAATCCTTATTTTGGTGATAAGATGTTAAAGTGTGGGAAAGTCCAGGAAACAATAGCGGCAAATTAA
- a CDS encoding efflux RND transporter permease subunit, with translation MLNNVIRFFLENKLVTALIIILFAGWGLVTAPFDWELDFLPRDPVPVDAIPDLGENQQIVFTEWPGRSPQDIEDQITYPLTTSLLGIPGVKSIRSTSMFGFSSIYIIFNEDVEFYWSRSRVLEKLSSMPSGLLPDNVQPSLGPDATALGQIYWYTLEGRDKDGNPTGGWDPQELRTIQDFYVRYALSSAEGVSEVASVGGFVKEYQIDVRPEALKAYGLGLQDVMAAVKNTNRDVGAKTLEINKAEYLVRGLGYIETVEDIEKAVIKSVNNVPVRIGDVAVVSLGPATRRGVLDKGGAEVTGGVVVARYGSNPLQVIKNVKGKIAEVEKGLPVKTLEDGSISKVTIVPFYDRTQLIYETLGTLEEALSLEILITILVIIVMVLNLRVSMIISFLLPLAVLMVFIAMRYTNVDANIVALSGIAIAIGTMVDLGIILTENVIKYLDENKGKNLLETIYEASAEVSGAIVTAVSTTIISFIPVFTLEAAEGKLFRPLAFTKTFALASAVIIALFILPALAHWLFGLKIERQKIRKWLNVVIVPVGVLIAFTFSTWAGMVVLLFGVVGVVKGFTRFNHWAIRHGEVTVSVLAVVWLLAMHWLPLGAGKSLLLNIIFVALVVGAVLGGSLLLVRYYSSILSWCLYNRFKFLIIPTFIILFGVVVWQGFNKVFGFVAHGFDAVNVNIRTTSVWSGLAHNFPGIGKEFMPSLNEGSFLLMPTSMPHAGIEENIKTLRSLDMQVSTIPEVDMVVGKLGRVESALDPAPISMYENVINYKPEYVVDESGRRMRFKTDDEDRFILNSGEVLSRNEIIALRLPAEKLVEDENGSFFRNWRDEIKSTDDIWNEIVKATELPGVTSAPKLQPIETRLVMLQTGMRAPMGIKIAGPDLETLESFGFALEQILKTVPSVKKEAVFADRVVGKPYIQIDIDRDAIARYGLSIEQVQMAIETGIGGMKLSTTVEGRERFPIRIRYPRELRDDPRELEQILVMTPSGAQIPLGQLASIEFLRGPQMIKSEETFLTSYVLFDKNTGFAEVDVVHDAQRAIRERIDSGALEVPAGVSFRFSGTYENQLRAEKRLGIIVPLVLVIIFLIMYFQFRSVTTSLQVFTGIAVAFGGGFMMIWLYGQAWFADFAFADIPLRELFQMKTINLSVAVWVGFIALFGIATDDGVLMATYLDQRFAGQVFKTKEAIRQAVVDAGERRVRPAMMTTATTLIALVPILTSTGKGSDIMVPMAIPIFGGMTIAIITIFVVPVLYGWRQENRLKKRQHNENG, from the coding sequence ATGTTAAATAACGTAATACGCTTTTTTCTCGAAAACAAGCTGGTTACAGCCCTGATCATAATTCTTTTTGCCGGTTGGGGTTTAGTGACTGCACCCTTTGACTGGGAACTGGACTTTCTTCCTCGCGACCCGGTACCTGTTGATGCTATTCCTGATTTGGGGGAAAATCAGCAGATAGTATTTACCGAGTGGCCCGGGCGTTCTCCTCAGGATATTGAGGATCAGATTACTTACCCGTTGACCACTTCTTTACTGGGTATTCCGGGAGTCAAGTCCATTAGAAGTACTTCCATGTTTGGTTTTTCCAGCATTTACATCATTTTCAATGAAGATGTGGAGTTTTACTGGTCAAGATCAAGGGTGCTGGAAAAACTAAGCTCTATGCCCTCAGGTTTACTTCCCGATAATGTACAACCTTCCCTTGGACCTGATGCTACAGCATTGGGGCAGATTTACTGGTATACGCTTGAAGGTCGTGATAAGGATGGTAACCCCACTGGAGGGTGGGATCCGCAAGAGTTGAGGACCATTCAGGATTTTTATGTCAGGTATGCACTTTCTTCCGCCGAAGGTGTATCAGAAGTAGCTTCTGTTGGTGGCTTTGTTAAAGAGTACCAGATAGATGTGCGTCCGGAAGCTTTGAAAGCCTACGGGTTGGGTTTGCAGGATGTAATGGCAGCGGTAAAAAACACCAATCGTGATGTGGGGGCAAAGACACTGGAGATTAATAAAGCAGAGTATCTTGTAAGAGGTCTGGGCTATATTGAAACAGTTGAAGATATTGAAAAAGCCGTTATTAAATCTGTAAATAATGTCCCTGTAAGAATTGGGGATGTAGCAGTAGTATCCCTTGGCCCGGCCACCAGGCGGGGAGTTCTGGATAAAGGCGGAGCTGAAGTTACCGGTGGAGTGGTTGTAGCCCGCTATGGCTCAAATCCGTTGCAAGTAATCAAAAACGTAAAGGGAAAAATTGCAGAAGTTGAAAAGGGCCTTCCGGTAAAAACCCTGGAGGATGGCAGCATATCCAAAGTTACCATTGTCCCTTTTTATGACCGCACCCAGCTCATCTACGAAACCCTTGGCACACTTGAGGAAGCACTTTCGCTTGAGATACTGATCACCATCCTGGTGATCATAGTGATGGTGCTAAACCTCCGGGTATCGATGATCATTTCTTTCCTCTTACCTCTGGCCGTGCTTATGGTGTTTATAGCTATGAGATATACAAATGTTGATGCCAACATCGTAGCCCTAAGCGGAATAGCCATAGCTATAGGTACCATGGTAGACCTGGGCATTATTCTTACCGAAAACGTTATTAAATACCTGGATGAGAATAAGGGAAAAAACCTGTTGGAAACTATTTACGAAGCCTCAGCAGAAGTAAGTGGTGCCATAGTTACGGCGGTTTCAACTACTATTATCAGTTTTATCCCGGTATTTACCCTTGAGGCGGCTGAAGGCAAGCTTTTCAGGCCTCTGGCTTTTACAAAAACCTTTGCCCTGGCCTCTGCTGTAATCATCGCTTTATTTATACTTCCCGCTTTGGCACATTGGCTGTTTGGGTTAAAAATTGAAAGACAGAAAATCAGAAAATGGCTCAATGTCGTAATCGTACCCGTGGGGGTTTTAATTGCTTTTACTTTTTCTACATGGGCAGGAATGGTGGTGTTGCTATTTGGAGTGGTAGGAGTCGTTAAAGGTTTTACCCGTTTTAACCATTGGGCCATTCGCCATGGGGAAGTAACTGTCTCCGTATTGGCAGTGGTTTGGCTATTGGCCATGCACTGGCTTCCTTTGGGGGCCGGTAAGAGCTTGCTGCTCAATATCATATTTGTAGCCCTGGTAGTAGGAGCAGTTCTGGGAGGCTCCTTGTTACTTGTCAGATATTATTCATCCATTCTAAGTTGGTGTCTCTACAACAGGTTCAAGTTCCTGATCATACCTACTTTCATTATACTTTTTGGTGTGGTGGTCTGGCAGGGCTTTAATAAAGTTTTTGGTTTTGTAGCCCATGGATTTGATGCTGTGAATGTGAACATTCGTACTACCTCTGTCTGGTCGGGTCTTGCCCACAATTTTCCGGGGATCGGTAAAGAATTTATGCCTTCCCTCAATGAGGGCTCTTTCCTGCTGATGCCAACGTCCATGCCTCATGCGGGTATAGAGGAGAACATTAAAACACTTCGATCCCTGGACATGCAGGTGAGTACAATCCCTGAAGTGGATATGGTCGTTGGTAAACTAGGCCGTGTTGAGAGTGCTCTTGACCCTGCTCCAATATCCATGTATGAAAATGTGATCAACTATAAACCCGAGTATGTAGTGGATGAGAGTGGTAGAAGAATGAGATTTAAGACGGATGATGAAGACAGGTTCATATTAAATTCAGGAGAAGTGTTGTCGAGAAATGAGATCATTGCTTTGCGGTTGCCTGCTGAAAAACTGGTTGAGGATGAGAATGGCAGTTTCTTTCGCAATTGGCGGGACGAGATAAAAAGTACGGATGATATCTGGAACGAAATTGTAAAAGCCACCGAGTTGCCGGGCGTTACATCTGCCCCCAAGCTTCAACCTATCGAAACCAGGCTTGTAATGTTGCAGACAGGTATGCGCGCCCCTATGGGGATAAAAATAGCAGGGCCTGACCTGGAAACCCTTGAATCGTTCGGGTTCGCCCTTGAGCAAATATTGAAAACAGTGCCTTCGGTAAAAAAGGAAGCAGTTTTTGCCGATAGGGTAGTTGGGAAACCATATATACAGATAGATATTGATCGTGACGCTATAGCCAGATATGGCCTGAGCATAGAGCAGGTGCAAATGGCTATTGAAACAGGTATCGGCGGAATGAAACTAAGTACTACTGTAGAAGGAAGGGAGCGGTTTCCTATCAGGATAAGGTATCCACGGGAGCTGCGGGACGATCCACGAGAACTGGAGCAGATTCTTGTGATGACACCTTCCGGTGCACAAATTCCCCTGGGGCAGTTGGCGAGTATAGAGTTCCTTCGCGGGCCTCAGATGATCAAGAGTGAGGAGACCTTCCTTACGAGTTATGTACTGTTTGATAAAAATACAGGGTTTGCAGAGGTAGACGTAGTGCATGATGCACAAAGAGCTATCCGGGAAAGGATCGATTCCGGAGCACTTGAGGTACCTGCAGGAGTTAGTTTTCGTTTTTCAGGCACTTACGAAAACCAGTTAAGGGCAGAGAAGCGCCTGGGCATTATAGTTCCACTGGTGCTGGTTATCATTTTTCTGATCATGTATTTCCAGTTCAGATCAGTTACCACATCCCTGCAGGTGTTTACGGGTATTGCAGTAGCATTTGGAGGGGGCTTTATGATGATCTGGTTGTATGGACAGGCCTGGTTTGCAGATTTTGCATTCGCAGATATTCCGCTTCGGGAGTTGTTCCAGATGAAGACCATCAACCTCAGTGTTGCGGTGTGGGTGGGCTTTATTGCACTGTTTGGGATTGCTACTGACGATGGCGTGCTAATGGCCACTTATCTCGACCAGCGGTTTGCAGGGCAGGTATTTAAAACAAAGGAAGCCATCAGGCAAGCGGTAGTTGATGCCGGAGAGCGCAGGGTAAGGCCTGCCATGATGACGACGGCCACTACCTTAATTGCACTCGTTCCGATCCTCACTTCTACAGGTAAAGGTTCAGACATAATGGTACCCATGGCCATTCCGATCTTTGGAGGAATGACCATAGCCATAATTACAATTTTTGTGGTTCCTGTTTTATATGGATGGAGGCAGGAGAACAGACTAAAAAAGAGGCAACATAATGAAAATGGTTAA
- a CDS encoding class I fructose-bisphosphate aldolase produces the protein MMTANQTTDKIASLLGDDASKLLDHTCKTVDKDSLYTPGPGLIDDIFATSNRSPQVMRSLAALYGNGRLANTGYLSILPVDQGIEHSAGSAFAPNPVYFDPENIIKLAIEAGCNAVASTFGGLALMSRKYAHKIPFLVKINHNELLSYPNKYDQIMFGSVQEAWELGAVAVGATIYFGSEESDRQIVEVSQAFEVAHELGMATVLWCYTRNENFKQNGSDYHASADLTGQANHLGVTIQADLIKQKLPTNNGGYTNVKFGKSHPDMYDKLASEHPIDLCRYQVLNCYAGRVGLINSGGESKGVSDVQEAVKTAVINKRAGGSGLILGRKAFQRPFKEGVELLNTVQDVYLNKDITVA, from the coding sequence ATGATGACAGCTAACCAAACCACCGACAAAATTGCCTCATTACTTGGTGATGATGCATCAAAACTACTTGATCATACCTGCAAAACGGTAGACAAGGATTCTTTGTACACACCGGGGCCAGGCCTGATCGATGATATCTTTGCAACCAGCAACCGTTCGCCCCAGGTGATGCGGAGTCTTGCGGCCTTGTATGGTAACGGCCGTTTGGCAAATACAGGTTATTTGTCCATTCTTCCGGTTGATCAGGGGATAGAGCATTCTGCAGGCAGTGCTTTTGCCCCTAATCCTGTTTATTTTGATCCTGAAAATATCATTAAACTGGCCATTGAGGCGGGGTGCAATGCTGTGGCAAGTACGTTTGGAGGCCTGGCGCTGATGTCGCGTAAGTATGCACACAAGATCCCCTTCTTAGTGAAGATCAATCACAATGAGCTGCTTTCCTATCCGAATAAGTATGACCAGATCATGTTTGGATCGGTGCAGGAAGCCTGGGAACTGGGAGCGGTTGCAGTTGGAGCTACTATTTATTTTGGCTCTGAAGAGTCTGACAGGCAGATTGTGGAAGTGTCTCAGGCTTTTGAAGTAGCGCATGAGCTGGGGATGGCTACCGTACTTTGGTGCTATACCAGAAATGAAAATTTCAAACAAAACGGCTCTGATTACCATGCGTCGGCAGATCTCACGGGCCAGGCAAACCATTTAGGGGTGACTATCCAGGCTGACCTGATCAAACAAAAGCTGCCAACCAACAATGGCGGATATACCAACGTCAAGTTTGGCAAATCTCACCCTGACATGTATGATAAACTGGCAAGTGAGCACCCCATTGATCTCTGCCGGTACCAGGTGCTCAACTGTTATGCAGGAAGAGTTGGCCTTATCAATTCCGGAGGTGAATCAAAAGGAGTTTCCGATGTACAGGAAGCAGTAAAAACAGCAGTAATTAACAAAAGGGCTGGCGGCAGCGGACTGATACTGGGCAGAAAAGCATTTCAGCGTCCCTTCAAAGAGGGAGTAGAATTGTTAAATACCGTTCAGGACGTATATCTCAACAAGGATATCACCGTGGCTTGA